From the genome of Spinacia oleracea cultivar Varoflay chromosome 2, BTI_SOV_V1, whole genome shotgun sequence, one region includes:
- the LOC130467247 gene encoding uncharacterized protein, whose amino-acid sequence MGVVIRNSDGEVLRVGCQQAKQALEPSIVEAKAIVFGLQMAVQMYAKLIVLEGDCLKVISKCKNKELDGTYLGVMIREILALANNFEAVSFEYVVREANGVAHAIAHITPLDYSTRVWVGGWVSSSDRRCCGV is encoded by the coding sequence ATGGGTGTAGTTATACGAAATAGTGATGGTGAGGTTTTAAGGGTGGGCTGTCAGCAAGCAAAGCAAGCACTTGAGCCATCTATAGTAGAAGCCAAGGCAATAGTGTTTGGCTTACAGATGGCTGTTCAAATGTATGCCAAACTGATAGTGTTGGAGGGTGATTGTCTAAAAGTGATCAGCAAATGCAAAAACAAGGAGCTTGATGGGACCTATTTGGGTGTGATGATCCGAGAAATTTTAGCTCTTGCTAATAATTTTGAAGCTGTTAGTTTTGAGTATGTAGTTAGAGAAGCTAATGGGGTGGCTCATGCCATTGCTCACATTACCCCTCTTGATTATAGTACAAGAGTTTGGGTGGGTGGGTGGGTGTCCAGTAGTGATAGAAGATGTTGTGGCGTCTGA